One stretch of Candidatus Nitrosotenuis cloacae DNA includes these proteins:
- a CDS encoding restriction endonuclease, translating to MKKIIITKANGQKAEFDPRKVVITCIRAGADPILAKRISRQIHSRAHYGMSTKEIYRMVLKYLSDNATPAIKHRYRLKESIMKMGPAGFSFESYVGQILRHFGYKVKSIGAKMQGRCVIHEVDLALESENGKKWLVECKYHNFPGRYTGLKESLYTHARFLDLGEKFDNEMLVCNTKVSPEAITYATCIGQRILSWRFPQNMGLETMIEQKKLYPVTILGPSKKELYLLSENNIMIAKDLLDVDLYELAQKTRIPIKRLVFLQRLTNQIIG from the coding sequence TTGAAAAAAATCATCATAACAAAGGCAAACGGGCAAAAGGCAGAGTTTGATCCAAGAAAGGTAGTGATCACATGTATTAGGGCAGGCGCAGATCCAATACTGGCAAAAAGAATTTCAAGGCAGATCCATTCCAGGGCCCATTATGGAATGAGCACCAAAGAAATCTACAGGATGGTTCTCAAATATTTATCAGACAATGCAACTCCTGCCATAAAGCATCGATACCGCCTAAAGGAGTCCATAATGAAGATGGGTCCTGCAGGATTTTCCTTTGAATCCTATGTTGGACAGATTCTGAGGCATTTTGGTTACAAAGTAAAATCAATTGGCGCAAAGATGCAGGGACGGTGTGTAATTCACGAGGTAGACCTCGCATTAGAGTCGGAAAACGGCAAAAAATGGCTAGTCGAGTGCAAATATCACAACTTTCCAGGAAGGTACACAGGCCTCAAAGAATCACTATACACACATGCAAGGTTTTTGGATCTTGGGGAAAAATTTGACAATGAAATGTTAGTATGCAACACCAAGGTATCGCCAGAGGCAATAACATATGCTACATGCATAGGACAGAGGATTCTTTCGTGGAGATTTCCGCAAAACATGGGCCTTGAAACAATGATAGAGCAAAAGAAACTATACCCAGTTACTATTTTGGGCCCAAGCAAAAAAGAACTGTACCTATTATCTGAAAACAACATCATGATTGCAAAGGACCTTCTGGATGTAGATTTGTACGAGCTTGCACAGAAAACAAGAATCCCGATCAAAAGGCTGGTATTTCTGCAACGACTCACAAATCAGATCATCGGCTAG
- the thsB gene encoding thermosome subunit beta: protein MSSIQTTSEGIPVIVLKEGSKQSRGKDAQKNNINAAKLIAEIISSSLGPRGMDKMLVDSIGDITITNDGATILKEIDVQHPAAKMMVEVAKATDSEVGDGTTSAVVIAGALLEKAEWLIDNDIHPVIIADGYKKAATKAISFLGEIAKKIDISDKQTLEKVARTSMLTKLVAVEAADLAKLVVSAVLSITEEKDGDHRANISNVKVEKKTGGSISDSQMINGIVLDKEIVNNNMPKKINNAKIALVSAPLEIEKTEFEAKINISNPNQIKSFMEEENQILKEMVDKIKNTGANVVLCQKGIDDIVQHYLAKAGIMAVRRIKESDMTKLAKATGARVVGNVDDLTEKDLGSAQNVEEKQIEEDNWTYIEGCKNPKAVTFLIRGGSQRVIDEVERAIHDALMVVKDVIERPYFVPGGGAPEAYMATKLRAWAQSLSGREQLAVEKFAEALESIPISLARNSGMNPIDVITQLRAKQSAGEKYTGVDATNGVVGDIEKIDVLEPIKVKEQVIKSATETANMILRIDNVVAVSRSSPPPQMPGQGQGMY, encoded by the coding sequence ATGTCATCCATTCAGACCACATCAGAAGGCATACCGGTAATAGTTCTAAAGGAGGGCTCTAAGCAATCGCGAGGCAAGGACGCCCAGAAAAACAACATAAACGCAGCAAAACTGATTGCCGAGATCATCTCATCTAGCCTTGGCCCAAGAGGTATGGACAAGATGTTAGTTGATTCCATTGGCGATATTACCATAACAAATGACGGCGCAACCATTCTCAAGGAAATCGACGTGCAGCACCCAGCAGCAAAAATGATGGTAGAGGTTGCCAAGGCAACAGATTCCGAAGTAGGCGATGGCACAACATCAGCAGTTGTGATTGCAGGTGCATTGTTAGAAAAAGCAGAATGGCTAATTGATAATGACATTCATCCGGTGATAATTGCAGACGGCTACAAAAAGGCAGCAACAAAGGCCATATCGTTTTTGGGCGAGATTGCAAAGAAAATAGACATTTCAGATAAACAAACCTTAGAAAAAGTAGCAAGGACTTCGATGCTCACAAAGCTTGTGGCAGTAGAGGCAGCAGATCTTGCAAAGTTGGTAGTTAGTGCAGTATTATCCATAACGGAAGAAAAGGATGGTGATCATCGAGCAAACATCTCCAACGTAAAGGTGGAAAAAAAGACAGGTGGCTCTATTTCCGATAGCCAGATGATAAACGGCATAGTGTTGGACAAGGAAATAGTAAACAACAACATGCCAAAGAAAATCAACAACGCCAAGATCGCACTGGTGTCTGCCCCATTAGAAATAGAAAAGACAGAGTTTGAGGCAAAAATAAACATCTCAAATCCAAACCAGATCAAGTCCTTCATGGAAGAGGAAAACCAGATTCTAAAGGAGATGGTGGACAAGATAAAAAACACTGGTGCAAACGTGGTCCTCTGCCAAAAGGGAATTGACGATATCGTTCAACATTATTTGGCAAAGGCAGGAATCATGGCAGTTCGCCGCATCAAGGAATCTGACATGACAAAGCTTGCAAAGGCAACTGGTGCCCGTGTGGTAGGAAATGTTGATGATCTCACAGAAAAAGACCTAGGGTCGGCACAAAACGTGGAGGAAAAACAGATTGAAGAGGACAATTGGACCTACATTGAAGGATGTAAGAACCCAAAGGCAGTCACGTTTTTGATTCGAGGCGGCTCACAACGAGTAATAGATGAGGTAGAGCGCGCAATTCATGACGCGTTAATGGTAGTAAAGGATGTCATAGAAAGGCCATATTTTGTTCCTGGCGGTGGAGCACCTGAAGCATACATGGCAACAAAGCTTCGAGCATGGGCACAATCACTGTCTGGTCGAGAACAGCTGGCAGTAGAAAAATTTGCAGAAGCCCTAGAATCAATTCCCATATCTTTGGCAAGAAACTCGGGGATGAATCCAATTGATGTGATAACTCAGTTGCGAGCAAAGCAGAGTGCCGGAGAAAAATACACTGGAGTTGATGCCACAAACGGAGTGGTTGGAGACATTGAAAAAATCGATGTGCTAGAACCAATCAAGGTAAAAGAGCAGGTAATAAAATCCGCAACAGAGACCGCAAACATGATCCTACGAATAGACAATGTAGTAGCAGTATCAAGATCATCTCCACCCCCACAGATGCCTGGCCAGGGACAGGGAATGTACTAG